One stretch of Prionailurus viverrinus isolate Anna chromosome C1, UM_Priviv_1.0, whole genome shotgun sequence DNA includes these proteins:
- the ICOS gene encoding inducible T-cell costimulator isoform X2 yields MFTFHDGGIQISCKFSEIALQFKMKLLKGTEVLCDLTKTKESGNTVSIKNLKFCQTQLFNDSVSFFLYNLDNSHASYYTCELSIFDPPPFQKKNISREYLNIYESQICCQLKFWLPIGCSAFVVVYIFGCVFLCWLTKKKYRSSGHDPNSEYMFMAAVNTAKKPGLTGMAPSGGLGRAECSSHYAWNFNF; encoded by the exons ATGTTTACCTTTCACGATGGAGGCATACAAATTTCATGCAAATTCAGTGAGATTGCCTTGCAATTTAAAATGAAGTTGCTAAAAGGGACGGAAGTTCTCTGTGATCTCACTAAGACAAAAGAAAGTGGTAACACGGTGTCCATTAAGAATCTGAAATTCTGTCAAACTCAGTTATTCAATGACAGTGTCTCCTTTTTCCTGTATAATTTGGACAATTCTCATGCCAGCTATTACACCTGCGAACTGTCAATTTTTGATCCTCCTCCTTTTCAGAAGAAGAATATTAGCagagaatatttgaatatttatg AATCACAGATTTGCTGCCAGCTGAAGTTCTGGTTACCCATAGGGTGTTCAGCTTTTGTTGTAGTCTACATTTTTGGATGCGTATTTCTTTGTTGGCTTACAAAAAAG AAGTATCGATCCAGTGGGCATGACCCTAACAGTGAATACATGTTTATGGCAGCAGTGAACACAGCCAAGAAACCTGGACTCACAGGTATGGCTCCATCGGGGGGTTTGGGTAGAGCAGAGTGTTCTTCACATTATgcttggaattttaatttttaa
- the ICOS gene encoding inducible T-cell costimulator isoform X1, whose product MKLDLCYFLLFCFQVEVLTGEINDSAKSEMFTFHDGGIQISCKFSEIALQFKMKLLKGTEVLCDLTKTKESGNTVSIKNLKFCQTQLFNDSVSFFLYNLDNSHASYYTCELSIFDPPPFQKKNISREYLNIYESQICCQLKFWLPIGCSAFVVVYIFGCVFLCWLTKKKYRSSGHDPNSEYMFMAAVNTAKKPGLTGVTHNLELCGTQA is encoded by the exons ATGAAGTTAGACCTCtgctatttccttctcttctgctttcAAGTTGAAGTCCTAACAG GAGAAATCAATGATTCTGCCAAGTCCGAGATGTTTACCTTTCACGATGGAGGCATACAAATTTCATGCAAATTCAGTGAGATTGCCTTGCAATTTAAAATGAAGTTGCTAAAAGGGACGGAAGTTCTCTGTGATCTCACTAAGACAAAAGAAAGTGGTAACACGGTGTCCATTAAGAATCTGAAATTCTGTCAAACTCAGTTATTCAATGACAGTGTCTCCTTTTTCCTGTATAATTTGGACAATTCTCATGCCAGCTATTACACCTGCGAACTGTCAATTTTTGATCCTCCTCCTTTTCAGAAGAAGAATATTAGCagagaatatttgaatatttatg AATCACAGATTTGCTGCCAGCTGAAGTTCTGGTTACCCATAGGGTGTTCAGCTTTTGTTGTAGTCTACATTTTTGGATGCGTATTTCTTTGTTGGCTTACAAAAAAG AAGTATCGATCCAGTGGGCATGACCCTAACAGTGAATACATGTTTATGGCAGCAGTGAACACAGCCAAGAAACCTGGACTCACAG GTGTGACTCATAATTTGGAACTTTGTGGCACCCAGGCATGA